A window from Actinomycetospora corticicola encodes these proteins:
- a CDS encoding ATP-binding protein, which produces MTIPDDEARPAPRWPHPLVVSAAAQGSQVRVLRRRLAAWLGGDHLDGDAVDDVVSAASEALENCCDHAYGAAPGAGTMTLSAHRLPGDDDALEVDVVDDGRWRSAPTDPGRRGRGLAMMRALVDDVTVEAGPGGTRIRLVHHGRGADARP; this is translated from the coding sequence ATGACGATTCCCGACGACGAGGCCCGTCCCGCCCCGCGCTGGCCACACCCGCTGGTGGTCTCGGCGGCCGCGCAGGGCAGCCAGGTCCGCGTGCTGCGGCGACGCCTGGCCGCGTGGCTGGGCGGCGACCACCTCGACGGGGACGCCGTCGACGACGTGGTGTCGGCGGCCTCGGAGGCCTTGGAGAACTGCTGCGACCACGCCTACGGGGCCGCGCCGGGCGCCGGGACGATGACGCTGTCGGCGCACCGTCTGCCCGGCGACGACGACGCGCTCGAGGTCGACGTCGTCGACGACGGACGGTGGCGGTCGGCCCCGACCGATCCGGGGCGCCGCGGCCGCGGGCTGGCGATGATGCGTGCCCTCGTCGACGACGTCACCGTCGAGGCCGGTCCCGGCGGCACCCGGATCCGTCTCGTGCACCACGGGCGGGGTGCGGACGCCCGACCGTGA
- a CDS encoding VTT domain-containing protein: MDVEQWLALPPLAVYLVVGVVVGVESLGVPLPGEIVLVGAALLSSRPDLGISPVWVALSALIGAVVGDSIGYALGRRYGRTLLAWLSRRFPRHFGPAHLAMAERAFARWGMLTVVVGRFIAILRIFAGPLAGVLGMPYRRFLAANVLGGLLWTVGTTTAVYFLGIVAEQWLQRFSYLGLAVALVVGLLAARVVRRRLTAALAEDGDHPTGRPAAES, encoded by the coding sequence GTGGACGTCGAGCAGTGGCTGGCCCTCCCGCCCCTCGCGGTCTACCTGGTCGTCGGGGTCGTCGTCGGGGTCGAGAGCCTCGGCGTCCCGCTGCCGGGCGAGATCGTCCTAGTCGGCGCCGCCCTGCTGTCCTCCCGACCCGACCTGGGGATCTCGCCGGTCTGGGTCGCGCTCTCCGCGCTGATCGGTGCCGTGGTCGGGGACTCGATCGGCTACGCCCTCGGGCGCCGCTACGGCCGCACCCTGCTCGCCTGGCTCTCCCGCCGGTTCCCCCGCCACTTCGGACCCGCCCACCTCGCCATGGCCGAACGGGCCTTCGCCCGCTGGGGCATGCTCACCGTCGTCGTCGGCCGCTTCATCGCGATCCTGCGCATCTTCGCCGGGCCGCTCGCCGGCGTGCTGGGGATGCCCTACCGCCGGTTCCTCGCCGCGAACGTGCTCGGCGGGCTGCTCTGGACGGTCGGGACGACCACCGCGGTCTACTTCCTCGGCATCGTCGCGGAGCAGTGGCTCCAGCGCTTCTCCTACCTCGGACTGGCCGTCGCCCTCGTCGTCGGGCTCCTCGCCGCCCGTGTCGTCCGCCGACGGCTCACCGCGGCGCTCGCCGAGGACGGCGACCACCCGACGGGTCGGCCCGCGGCGGAGAGTTGA
- a CDS encoding MFS transporter, with amino-acid sequence MGVQRHVPVPARARGRGGGSGPLYVVYQHRYGITPSGLTGAFAIYIVPLAAMLLVCGRLSDHCGRRPVAVVALLLDAVACGVFTQVDSTGVLLLARSIMGLATGLGLTAIAAFVVDLAPSRRQGLAGAVTGAAAPGGGLATGALVSGALVATLALVSATAALLLRRRRMTTVTPARA; translated from the coding sequence CTGGGCGTTCAGCGCCATGTCCCTGTCCCTGCTCGTGCTCGGGGCCGCGGCGGGGGTTCCGGCCCCCTCTACGTCGTCTACCAGCACCGCTACGGGATCACGCCGTCCGGCCTGACCGGGGCCTTCGCGATCTACATCGTGCCGCTGGCTGCGATGCTGCTGGTCTGCGGCCGCCTCTCCGACCACTGCGGGCGGCGCCCGGTCGCCGTCGTGGCGCTGCTCCTCGACGCGGTCGCCTGCGGGGTCTTCACGCAGGTGGACTCGACCGGGGTGCTCCTGCTCGCCCGCAGCATCATGGGTCTGGCCACCGGCCTGGGGCTGACCGCGATCGCCGCGTTCGTCGTCGACCTGGCGCCGTCCCGACGACAGGGCCTGGCCGGGGCGGTGACCGGGGCCGCGGCCCCGGGGGGGGGTCTCGCGACCGGCGCCCTCGTCTCCGGCGCCCTCGTCGCGACGCTCGCCCTGGTCAGTGCCACCGCGGCGCTGCTGCTGCGCCGACGCCGCATGACGACGGTCACACCCGCTCGGGCATGA
- a CDS encoding glutathione peroxidase produces the protein MTTTHDFSVSDATGETTSLGQYAGRVLLIVNVASKCGLTPQYEGLEALHHTYHERGLTILGFPCNQFMGQEPGTDAEIQEFCRVSYDVTFPVLAKVDVNGPDAEPLFAFLRAEAPGDFGPAYGEFHEAISRLQPDVAPGDVAWNFTKFLVDRDGGVVRRYEPPVPPGDIAADLEQLL, from the coding sequence GTGACCACCACCCACGACTTCAGCGTCTCGGACGCGACGGGCGAGACGACGTCCCTCGGGCAGTACGCCGGGCGGGTCCTGCTCATCGTCAACGTCGCGAGCAAGTGCGGACTGACCCCGCAGTACGAGGGCCTCGAGGCCCTCCACCACACCTACCACGAGCGTGGGCTGACGATCCTCGGCTTCCCCTGCAACCAGTTCATGGGCCAGGAGCCGGGCACCGACGCCGAGATCCAGGAGTTCTGCCGGGTCAGCTACGACGTCACCTTCCCCGTGCTCGCGAAGGTCGACGTGAACGGTCCCGACGCCGAGCCGCTCTTCGCCTTCCTGCGCGCCGAGGCGCCCGGGGACTTCGGCCCCGCCTACGGGGAGTTCCACGAGGCCATCAGTCGCCTGCAGCCCGACGTCGCACCCGGCGACGTCGCGTGGAACTTCACCAAGTTCCTCGTCGACCGCGACGGCGGGGTCGTCCGACGCTACGAGCCGCCGGTGCCGCCCGGGGACATCGCGGCGGACCTCGAGCAGCTGCTCTGA
- a CDS encoding TRIC cation channel family protein, which produces MPGTVTVQVLLDLIGIAVGAAAGALTAVRFRMHYMGCLLLGLVTGIGGALTRDVLLGAVPPAALTDWRYLTAGLAPALLVQHFHPLLSRVESAIDLADAVWLGLFSVAGALKAVHLGVPPMTGVLLGVLTGIGGGVLRDVLVNRKPVVLTQEIYVFPALLGSLVVVVASVIGWSGAAAAVPGAVLCTAVRVLAIRRGWSGPMPVRHPDPSSG; this is translated from the coding sequence GTGCCCGGAACCGTGACCGTCCAGGTGCTCCTCGACCTCATCGGCATCGCCGTCGGGGCGGCGGCCGGCGCGCTCACCGCCGTGCGGTTCCGCATGCACTACATGGGGTGCCTGCTGCTGGGCCTGGTCACGGGGATCGGTGGCGCCCTGACGCGGGACGTGCTCCTGGGTGCCGTCCCGCCGGCGGCCCTGACCGACTGGCGCTACCTGACGGCCGGGCTGGCGCCCGCCCTGCTCGTGCAGCACTTCCACCCGCTGCTGAGCCGGGTCGAGAGCGCCATCGACCTCGCGGATGCCGTGTGGCTCGGGCTCTTCTCGGTGGCCGGGGCCCTCAAGGCCGTCCACCTCGGGGTCCCGCCCATGACCGGTGTCCTGCTCGGCGTGCTCACGGGCATCGGGGGCGGCGTGCTGCGCGACGTGCTGGTGAACCGCAAACCGGTCGTGTTGACGCAGGAGATCTACGTGTTCCCCGCCCTGCTCGGGTCGCTGGTGGTGGTCGTCGCGTCGGTGATCGGCTGGTCCGGCGCGGCCGCGGCGGTCCCGGGTGCCGTGCTCTGCACGGCCGTGCGGGTCCTCGCGATCCGCCGCGGCTGGAGTGGCCCGATGCCGGTCCGCCACCCGGACCCGTCGTCGGGATGA
- a CDS encoding SpoIIE family protein phosphatase has product MRGGTSSNAITRARLLDADADAALARLARLTASLTGAAAGVLWLVEDGRVLVRSRQDEHGAASGRPSTDDAVGRALCEAVLAVGDAVFTEDAGDPGRPVAGGIRAWAGLPVHDASGVVIGVLGALDVDPRRWSPHEREVLTTLAQAVTGEVALRTALADAEAGRLAATRHAADSERLAQLAEAHAAEVEEYAATLRESLLPARLPDFPGVEVAARFRAGTGGSVLGDFYDLIPTPAGWGAVVGDVCGKGPRAARTTALARSTVRAVGHTDEDAGAVLSALHGVLHVWFDQRPSFATAVYASMRPRGEDDGLEVDVASAGHPPAVLQRRDGTVSALSAGGRALGIRPEARVAVEPVILGLGDRLLLFTDGVTEARPAGGGEFEVEGLLAAVRASDPAGDASATADAVLAAVDVHADGAVLDDTVLVVIRAVHRGGATASGT; this is encoded by the coding sequence GTGCGCGGAGGTACCTCCAGCAACGCGATCACACGGGCACGACTGCTCGACGCCGACGCCGATGCGGCCCTCGCCCGGCTCGCCCGCCTGACGGCCTCGCTCACCGGCGCCGCCGCGGGGGTGCTCTGGCTCGTCGAGGACGGACGGGTCCTCGTCCGCAGCCGCCAGGACGAGCACGGGGCCGCGTCCGGGCGCCCGTCGACGGACGATGCCGTCGGTCGCGCCCTCTGCGAGGCGGTCCTCGCCGTCGGCGACGCGGTGTTCACCGAGGACGCGGGTGATCCCGGGAGACCGGTCGCCGGCGGCATCCGGGCGTGGGCCGGGCTGCCGGTGCACGACGCGTCCGGGGTCGTGATCGGTGTGCTGGGCGCTCTCGACGTGGATCCGCGTCGGTGGTCGCCCCACGAACGCGAGGTCCTGACGACGTTGGCGCAGGCCGTGACGGGCGAGGTCGCCCTGCGGACGGCGTTGGCGGACGCCGAGGCCGGGCGGTTGGCGGCCACCCGGCACGCGGCCGACTCCGAGCGGCTCGCGCAGCTGGCGGAGGCGCACGCGGCGGAGGTCGAGGAGTACGCCGCGACCCTGCGCGAGAGCCTGTTGCCCGCCCGCCTCCCGGACTTCCCGGGCGTGGAGGTCGCCGCGCGCTTCCGCGCGGGGACCGGCGGGTCGGTGCTCGGGGACTTCTACGACCTGATCCCCACTCCCGCCGGGTGGGGCGCCGTCGTCGGGGACGTCTGCGGGAAGGGGCCGCGGGCCGCCCGCACCACCGCGCTGGCCCGCTCGACCGTGCGCGCGGTGGGCCACACCGACGAGGACGCGGGCGCGGTGCTCTCGGCCCTGCACGGGGTGCTGCACGTGTGGTTCGACCAGCGTCCGAGTTTCGCCACCGCCGTCTACGCCTCGATGCGGCCGCGGGGCGAGGACGACGGGCTCGAGGTCGACGTCGCGAGTGCGGGCCACCCGCCGGCCGTGTTGCAGCGACGGGACGGGACGGTCAGCGCGCTCTCGGCGGGTGGCCGGGCGCTGGGGATCCGGCCGGAGGCCCGGGTCGCCGTGGAGCCGGTCATCCTCGGGCTGGGGGACCGGCTGTTGCTGTTCACCGACGGCGTCACCGAGGCGCGGCCGGCCGGCGGCGGGGAGTTCGAGGTGGAGGGACTGCTCGCGGCGGTGCGGGCGAGCGACCCTGCCGGGGACGCCTCGGCGACCGCGGACGCCGTGCTCGCCGCGGTCGACGTCCACGCCGACGGGGCGGTCCTCGACGACACCGTGCTGGTGGTGATCCGGGCCGTCCACCGCGGTGGTGCCACCGCCTCGGGGACGTGA